In a single window of the Carassius carassius chromosome 26, fCarCar2.1, whole genome shotgun sequence genome:
- the c26h11orf98 gene encoding uncharacterized protein C11orf98 homolog, producing MGPGAKINRPKTELAKNLFKRRRVLSLEKRRKKRIVGAVIDRDIITKHHLKKRSSSSRANITLSGKKRRKLIKQLAHMEREKIAEEAETQKKLPAPATNKPKRTRRRRAKKHTEMMDVE from the exons ATGGGACCAGGAGCGAAGATAAACAGACCCAAAACT GAACTCGCCAAGAATCTGTTCAAGAGACGCAGAGTTCTGAGTCTAGAGAAGAGACGGAAGAAGAGGATCGTAGGAGCCGTGATCGACCGAGACATCATCACCAAACACCACCTGAAGAAGAGgag CTCCAGCTCCAGAGCTAACATCACTCTCTCggggaagaagaggaggaagctGATCAAGCAGCTGGCACACATGGAGCGAGAGAAGATCGCGGAGGAAG CGGAGACGCAGAAGAAACTCCCAGCTCCTGCCACAAACAAACCCAAGAGAACCAGaagaagaagagcaaaaaaacacacagaaatgATGGATGTGGAGTAG